A region from the Alnus glutinosa chromosome 5, dhAlnGlut1.1, whole genome shotgun sequence genome encodes:
- the LOC133867883 gene encoding uncharacterized protein LOC133867883, whose amino-acid sequence MTQPPPNYVGEDSIKSYKSSKEYPQKAKGMSFFAFLLSISIYISIFYIFDLSPSTLFNTTKFWFFISNTLILIIAADSGAFSSSKPQQDVYEEYCYMMKNASSIVSQPLEVVKEVDDLQEKKVIYIETGFEKPSHQEDLQDKIHATTYPRPSKSENTKRGVVDEEKNILRRSETEKYEQPSVEENEFSTMSDEDLNRRFEEFIQRFNKQIRRQGTRNFRPNLK is encoded by the coding sequence ATGACCCAACCTCCACCAAATTATGTAGGGGAAGATTCAATCAAATCCTACAAATCTTCCAAAGAGTATCCTCAAAAGGCCAAGGGCATGTCCTTCTTTGCCtttcttctctccatttctatttacatttctattttttatatctTCGACCTATCTCCTTCCACTCTCTTCAACACCACCAAGTTTTGGTTCTTCATTTCCAACACTCTCATCCTCATCATTGCCGCTGACTCTGGTGCTTTCTCTTCATCGAAACCACAACAAGATGTTTACGAAGAGTACTgctacatgatgaagaatgcCTCATCCATCGTTTCACAACCCCTGGAAGTCGTGAAAGAGGTTGATGATTTGcaagaaaagaaagtaatatatatagaaactgGTTTCGAAAAGCCAAGCCATCAGGAAGATTTGCAGGATAAGATTCATGCAACAACTTATCCTCGTCCAAGTAAGTCGGAAAATACCAAACGAGGAGTGGTTGATGAGGAGAAGAACATTCTAAGGCGGTCGGAGACTGAAAAGTATGAACAACCAAGTGTAGAAGAAAATGAGTTTTCAACCATGTCTGATGAGGATCTGAACAGAAGATTTGAAGAGTTTATTCAGAgatttaataaacaaattcgTCGTCAAGGGACTAGAAACTTTAGGccaaatttaaaatag